The proteins below are encoded in one region of Homo sapiens chromosome 19 genomic patch of type NOVEL, GRCh38.p14 PATCHES HSCHR19KIR_0019-4656-B_CTG3_1:
- the KIR2DL4 gene encoding killer cell immunoglobulin-like receptor 2DL4 isoform a precursor (isoform a precursor is encoded by transcript variant 1; The RefSeq protein has 1 substitution compared to this genomic sequence): protein MSMSPTVIILACLGFFLDQSVWAHVGGQDKPFCSAWPSAVVPQGGHVTLRCHYRRGFNIFTLYKKDGVPVPELYNRIFWNSFLISPVTPAHAGTYRCRGFHPHSPTEWSAPSNPLVIMVTGLYEKPSLTARPGPTVRAGENVTLSCSSQSSFDIYHLSREGEAHELRLPAVPSINGTFQADFPLGPATHGETYRCFGSFHGSPYEWSDPSDPLPVSVTGNPSSSWPSPTEPSFKTGIARHLHAVIRYSVAIILFTILPFFLLHRWCSKKKNAAVMNQEPAGHRTVNREDSDEQDPQEVTYAQLDHCIFTQRKITGPSQRSKRPSTDTSVCIELPNAEPRALSPAHEHHSQALMGSSRETTALSQTQLASSNVPAAGI from the exons ATGTCCATGTCACCCACGGTCATCATCCTGGCATGTCTTG GGTTCTTCTTGGACCAGAGTGTGTGGGCACACGTGG GTGGTCAGGACAAGCCCTTCTGCTCTGCCTGGCCCAGCGCTGTGGTGCCTCAAGGAGGACACGTGACTCTTCGGTGTCACTGTCGTCGTGGGTTTAACATCTTCACGCTGTACAAGAAAGATGGGGTCCCTGTCCCTGAGCTCTACAACAGAATATTCTGGAACAGTTTCCTCATTAGCCCTGTGACCCCAGCACACGCAGGGACCTACAGATGTCGAGGTTTTCACCCGCACTCCCCCACTGAGTGGTCGGCACCCAGCAACCCCCTGGTGATCATGGTCACAG GTCTATATGAGAAACCTTCGCTTACAGCCCGGCCGGGCCCCACGGTTCGCGCAGGAGAGAACGTGACCTTGTCCTGCAGCTCCCAGAGCTCCTTTGACATCTACCATCTATCCAGGGAGGGGGAAGCCCATGAACTTAGGCTCCCTGCAGTGCCCAGCATCAATGGAACATTCCAGGCCGACTTCCCTCTGGGTCCTGCCACCCACGGAGAGACCTACAGATGCTTCGGCTCTTTCCATGGATCTCCCTACGAGTGGTCAGACCCGAGTGACCCACTGCCTGTTTCTGTCACAG GAAACCCTTCTAGTAGTTGGCCTTCACCCACTGAACCAAGCTTCAAAACTG GTATCGCCAGACACCTGCATGCTGTGATTAGGTACTCAGTGGCCATCATCCTCTTCAccatccttcccttctttctccttcatcgctggtgctccaaaaaaaaaa ATGCTGCTGTAATGAACCAAGAGCCTGCGGGACACAGAACAGTGAACAGGGAG GACTCTGATGAACAAGACCCTCAGGAGGTGACATACGCACAGTTGGATCACTGCATTTTCACACAGAGAAAAATCACTGGCCCTTCTCAGAGGAGCAAGAGACCCTCAACAGATACCAGCGTGTGTATAGAACTTCCAAATGCTGAGCCCAGAGCGTTGTCTCCTGCCCATGAGCACCACAGTCAGGCCTTGATGGGATCTTCTAGGGAGACAACAGCCCTGTCTCAAACCCAGCTTGCCAGCTCTAATGTACCAGCAGCTGGAATCTGA